DNA from Funiculus sociatus GB2-C1:
AGTCAATACCGAGGAACTGAAGGTAGACAATTCTCTGGCTGTGGAGATATTAGCATCAATAATTTCAGCCCCCATGCTCTCCATGATGGCGATCGCTTCTTCGGCAATTGTCTTCTCCTCATCAGACAGTGAATCCCAATAAAAGTCTTTCGGAACACCAATCCTCGCTCCTTTGAGTGCATCCGCGTTGAGAAAGGGGGTATAGTCGCTATAAAACTTACCTGCGCTGGTGAGGGTTGCCGGATCGTTGGAGTCTACCCCTGTAAGTGCGCCTAAGAGGATGGCTGCATCTGTCACCGTGCGCCCAAACGGGCCTGCGGTATCTTGGCTGGCAGCAATTGGAATAATCCCATCCCGGCTAACCAGTCCCACCGTAGGCTTAATGCCTACAACTGAGTTTTGATTACCGGGACTGAGAATTGAACCAGAAGTTTCAGTTCCTATCGCAACTGTCACTAAGTTAGCCGCCACCGCTGCTGCTGAACCCGCACTAGAGCCACCCGGAGAAAGGATAGCTCTGCCATCTCCGCCTGGGAGAGGAACCGGGTTATACGGGTTAAACGTGTAGCCGTTTAGCGAACTGTAACCAGCAGGCATCCCGTTGGTCAGGAAGTTGGCGTACTCTGTCAAGCTTGCCTTTCCCAGAATGATTGCACCTGCATCTCGAAGTTGCTGGGTGATGAAAGCATCGTTTGGTGGAATCGATCCCTTAAGAGCAACAGAACCTGCTGTGGTGGGCAGATCGAATGTGTCGATGTTGTCTTTTAGGAGGACGGGAATTCCATGTAGTGGGCTTCTTGCTCCTGTGGTCTGCCGCTCTAAATCTAGTGCTGCTGCTGTCTTTAGCGCATCGGGATTGATGGTGATGAAGCTGTTTAGTTTGGGCCCGTTGACATCGTAGGCTTCAATCCGGTTTAGATAAAGCTGAACCAGTTGCTCAGAGGTGAGCCGTCCAGAGTCAAAAGCCTGATTAATTTCAGGAATTGTGGCTTCTTGTAGGGTGAATGAAAATGCTTGCGCTACTGTTGGTAAAATCCCAACCAGTGCAGTTTGAACTGCTAAATAAGTAACAGCTCGTTTAGTTTTAAATTGCATATCTGTACAGTCTTGATAGGAACACAGAAACAGCAAGTTTGCATACCGAATTAGGCTGAATACGTTAGCCGCTCAAGCTAACTAAACAACCCTTAGGCATCAGTTACTCCTAACTCCTAAAGAAGCGAGCCAGGAAAGACGTTGATGTTATTAAAAGACCGCAAACTTACTTGCCAGACATCCTATAATTTTCTAAAAAGAAATATTGTTAGAGGTGATACAGTAGCTAAAAATAAAACGATGTAAATATTGCTCTAACAACGATTTTCGACGGCTGCACTCCAAATAACTATAGCGATCGCGCGTTTTGCCACCGGATTTAGGTAGTAGAATATAACTAAAACACCGACAAAATCATTCCCTCACGAGCCAGTAAACTATTGGGGAAAGCTGACTGAATTTGCTGTTCCATCAAGTCGAGAAAATCATCGTTGTAGTCAGGCTCGTAACAAGACATTACCACTTGTTTAACACCCGCAGTATGAGCCGTCTCAACGCAGGTTTGCCAAAAGCAGCTATCCCAAGGCTCAAGTTCATCAGCGCAAGACTTCACAGACTTTCCATGCAACCCGCAATCTCCGGTTTCTTGCGAATTAGATGCGCTATCGTAAATTAGCAAATCTGCTTGACGGACTAAGTGCAGCAAATTTTTATCTGAGGCTTTCAAGTTATGTTCTGCACAAGTGACATAGACAGCAGTGTGTCCATCCCAGGTGACTCGGTAGCCAATTGTCTTTAGTGAGTCTTTGGTTAAGCAGGTTTCAATCTCAATTTCTCCTAGTGTCACCGTGTCACCGGGAGTAAGATCGTAAAATTTCAAGTCAGACTGCATCACCTGAATTGGGACAGGGAAATTGGGCGGTGTCATCTGGTCGCTGAGACTTTGTTTAATAGATGCGCCGTTAGATGCAGCTGCGCCGTAAATGTGAAAGCAATTACCTTTAATAAAGGCGGGAACGAAAAAAGGCACTCCTTGAATGCGATCGATTTCCGTCTGAGTAAAAAATATATAAGCTTCCACTGGCATCTGTCGCAACAAATTGTTACCCAGAATTCGCAAGCCAGTTCCGCCATCAAAAATTAACCGTTTGTCGCCTACCCGCATCTCTAGACATGGGGTATTACCGCCGTAGCGAATTGTCTGTTTTCCTGTAGCGGCAATTTTGCCGCGCACCCCCCAAAACTGGACAACAAACTTGGCATCAGCGTTACTTGAAAGATGTGCTTGGTTAGACATTTGGGGATTTGCTGCGGCTGGCTCTAAAGAAGACATATGCTAGATCACATTAACTGCAAGAGTTGCAGATCGTCGTAGCGTCGGACTTCCACCAGGCGATTTTCCCCGTCTACGAGGACAACCGTTGGATGATAAGTTTTCAGTTCTTCGGGGCTAAGTTGTGCGTAAGTCATAATTATTAAGCGATCGCCCTTTATTCCCAGACGTGCCGCTGCACCATTTAGTTCAACCACACCAGAATTTTCTGGTGCAGCGATCGCATAGGTAATGAACCGCTCTCCATTAGCAATATTAACAACTTGCACCTGCTCATAAGGTAATATACCAGCGGCATCCAACAAAGCTTTATCAATGCTGATACTACCCACATAGTCCAGATGGGAACCTGTGAGGGTACATCTATGAATTTTCGATAGAAGGAGCGATCGCTGCATAGAATACGGGTAATTACCACCAATGCTTTTGAAAGTGCAGGTGCATTTGTGCTAAATGCTTCCTTTTACAGGCTCTGCACCTTCCCCATTATGGCCCGATCAGCACCATGTTTGTAAGTAGGGAAAATTTTGTGAGCTACAGTTGATTTTAACCTTCAAAAACCATCTGCTTCACAATTTTTCCCCGCTTTATCCGATAGCGCTACTTATTGCTACCCGCTCTAACACATTGTTCCACCAGCGGCATCACCTCTTCGACATCTTTCCAACCGCGAATTTCCGTGACCTTCTTTTCTAAATTTTTGTAGGTCTTGAAAAATTCCGCGATTTCATCCAGCCGATGCGGGGCGATGTCTTTGAGAGATTTTACGTGGGCGTAGCGCGGGTCTTTGTCGGGAACGCAGAGAATTTTTTCGTCGCGATCGCCTCCGTCTATCATCTCTAACATTCCAATCGGTCGCGCAGCAATTACACACCCCGGAAAGGTTGGTTCTTCGATTATCACCATGCCATCCAGGGGATCGCCATCATCAGCCAAGGTATTTGGCACAAAGCCGTAGTCGTAAGGGTACTGCACAGAAGAATAAAGCACCCGGTCTAAGGCAAAGGCTTCCAAGTCCTTATCGTATTCGTATTTGTTCTTGCTACCAGCAGTAATCTCAATCAGTACATTAATCAGTCCTGGTTTGGGTTGTGCAGGAATGCGTGATAAATCCAAAACTTTACTCCTAAGCGACACGTTGGTTTGGGGTAGCTTGTAAGGCTCTAAGGAAAAAAAGCTGAGACTTCATTAAATCTCATCCTTTCAAACAGCCCCCGTGTAGCATTCTACGGGAAGACGGTCAGCAGATAATCGCTGAGTGTCCAGATCCCGCTTGAGTGCAGCTACATCAGTTTAAGTGAAGGTAGTTGAGGAGCTTCCCATCAATCTTCTGGCAAGGGTAATGAGTATAGGGTAGGCCGCTGTAAGGTTTCGACCCGACTAGGGGAGTAGTGGGCGATCGCAAACACAGGCAAAGTCAGAGTAATGAGCGCGATCGCAGTTCCCAGAAACTCTGCCCACCTTTGAGGAGGAGGTTGGTCAGAAGAGTTGGCGGACTGGCCACTTGATTCCATAAAACTAGGTACAAACTCAACAAAAATCAATTTCAAGAAAATTAAAGGGATGCAAATTTTAAACCCCTCTCCCCTTGATTCTAACGAGTTTTCCCCAGCAGACTGTCTTCCATTAAACAATCTCAACCTCTAGGGGGCTGCTATCAAAGAAATTCGCTGATGTCAATAACATCTTCACGAGAGCGCCTGCACCGAGCTATCATTCATAAAGGAAGCGCACATCCGCACACGGACGGATAGTTATGTATATTCCCAACGCCCTAGCCGAAGAAATTAAATTCTACCTCAAGAATTTAGCCCAAAAGGGAGACATTGAAGCCCAAAAGCTGTTATCTCAAATCGAACAAGCAGCCAGTTTAACGGTGACAACAATAGAAGAAATACCACCAGAGGAGATAGGTTTGCAGTGTTAAACTAGGTGTCCGTTGGCATTTGAACCTTTGAACATTGAGTTGTTAAGTTCTAACAACTTGACAACTTAACAACTCTTAAGTGACTACTACTTCGTTGTGATGTCTCAACCTCCTGCAAAACCTTCCCCAAAATCAGAAATTGCTAAGGCTGCTAAACTCAGGCGGGTACGCCGCTTAAGCTATATCTTGGATAATGCGATTCCAATTCCGGGAACATCCTATCGAATAGGTATAGATCCCCTACTAGGACTTCTACCTGGAGGCGGAGATATTCTGGGAAGCGGCTTTTCAGCTTATATCGTACTAGAAGCAGCGCTGCTGGGACTGCCGCGAGAAACTTTGGTGCGAATGGTGTTAAATATCGTTTTAGAGACATTAGCTGGCACAGTGCCAGTTGTGGGGGATTTTTTTGATGCTACCTGGAAAGCCAATGTCAAAAATATCGCTTTGTTGGAAGCTCACCTAGATTCCCCTCGACAGAGCCAAAAGGCAGATTGGTGGTTTGTCATACTGCTGTTGGGCGGGTTGATGCTTTTTGTAATTGCGATCGCAGCTCTGAGTATTGTTATCCTAAGACTGTTGTGGCAAGTGATAAATTTTTAAAAATTGCCCATAAAAAATTAAAATTTGTTAAATTTAGGACGTATTTAGACTAGGTTCTTGAAAAAACTGAATTTCCAGCGAAAAATGGTAATTCTGCCATGATTTAATTTTAAGGAAAACATATCTAATTTTTAATATATGAAAGACTGGTGGGGAGCCACATTTCCACAAGGGCGTCAAACAGTAACAATTACCGACGCTAACGGACATCCTGTAAAAATTGCGTATGGCGAGAAAGGCACAGGTAAACCGCTATTTTTGGTGCATGGAGTTGCCAGTTGGAGCTATAATTGGCGTTACCTCGTAGACACACTGGCGCAACATTTTCGCGTCATTTGTTTCGATGCCAAAGGACACGGTTTTTCCGAAAAGCCACTACATCCAGAAACATTGGGACATCAAGCTGTCGAACTAGAAAGAATTATGAGACGCTTGTGTGATGAACCCGCTGTAGTGGTGGCACAATCACTGGGAGCGTTGGTAACACTGGCTACTGCTCAGAATAATCCAGAATTATTTTCTGAGTTAGTAGTAATAAATGTACCAATTTTTCTAAAAAAACTGCCATTCTGGGGTATGCAATTGTTGGCAGATTTGCCCCTGGATTTAGTGCGGATAGCGGACGATATGCGGTTGACAAAACTGTTTGCACCGTTGATGAGGCAAATTGTGGCGGTGGGGCGGCGTGAAGTTGTTTTCGATCCAGCACAGATAACAGCAGAAGAAGTGTATTGGATTACTTATCCGTACATTGAATTTCCGAATGCTTTGACGAAAACTGCCGAAGATTTACAACACGCGGCGCGAGAAATTCAGTTTTTGGTACAGAATCAACCAAATCTGATTCGTAATGTACAAGATAAGCTGAGCGCGATCGCAACTCCCACTCTCATTTTATGGGGCGCACAAGATCAGTGGTTTCCTTTTCAAGATGGGGAGAAACTACACGCCCATTTACCCGGTTCCAAATTCCAGCTTATTCCAAATTGCGGACACGATGCGGCGGCAAATTGCCCCGATGAAATTTATTCGGCAATTCTTGAATTTTGCAGAACCTCACCCCCTATCAGCCTCGGAACCAGCAAAGAGGGAGTATAAGAAATAAATTCAAATGCTTAACTAGAACCTGGCTTTTGACGTGCAGCCGATTCCCATCATCCTTCATATAAGCGATCGCTTTAACTGGCCTTCCGCGCCATAGACGCTGACAACAGGATGAGGGTTGCCATCAGCATACTTGACTTCAAACGCAGAAAAACTAGGTATTAAGCCTTGAACTGGTGGAATTGGCGCAGCCAGCGACATTACAGGGACAATAGTTCTCAGCAAGCAATTTGTCAAAATTCGAGATAAGGGAATTTTAGGTTTTAGCGACATAGCAATGATTTACACGTAGAACAAAAAGACGTGCAGCAGCATTGTTATGTTGCGAATGCGCTTTCCCCAGGCTGAGTGCATCCGCGCCGCGAGAGCGATCGCAAACCCGTTCTAGCCAGCTTTAGAAGTCCGGATTCCCCTGGGATTCTGCCAATTTAGGAATACGGCAAATATAGCACTTACCACGTCCCTCCTAATCTATCGAGTAATTTAAGCCGAAAGCATTAGACTAAATTTGACGAATTGTCCTAATATTTTTTAAACACGCTTCTCACGCCGGGTGTAAAAATGATAGAAATGCCCTTGTCTTTCATGATGCCGTTGGCAGTTGTCCTGCTATCTATCTATATATTTAAAAAGTCTGCTGACGAAATTTCCTATCTCGCTGCCTGTATTTCAATTAGCGCCTTACTGTTAAGTTTGTTGATAGCACCTTGGCAGCTCAAAAGCTTGCTGCTAGGGATTGCCATATTCAGCACTAGAAAATTTTCGCTGCCGAGTCAGCCTGTAATTGAGACTCAGGAAGACAAAAAAGCTACACTTACTTATCGCGGAATTGGCTACGAACCTACCTCTCCCACAGTTGAAGGAACTGAAAGCCAGATAACAGGAAAATATCGAGGTCAAGCTTGGGAATGTAACAAAGCAGACAAAACTCCCACAACTCAACCAACATCGCGACTCAAGTATCGAGGTGCTAACGTTGTTAGCCAAGCTGCTAACACACCTGTAACTAAAGAACAAAAAGTTACACCAGAATCATAAGTCTTACTTAAGGTATGCGATCGCTATCATCGATAAAATCAGACTGTAAGCGAATATAAATTAGCCTAGAAGAAAGGTTAATTTTATATGGGGTAAGTTTGCAAAAGTGGTTAGATACTGAATATTTCTAGCTGTTGTCTAGAATGTTACAGTTAATCAGTTATTAGAAGACTTCTGATAACCAGTTTGGCACGCCATAGAGGTAATTGTTATGACAACAGAAATAACAGCTAACCAACAGAGCTTATATGACACAGACTACCTGATATGGATTAAAACTACAGTAGAGAAGTTGCGGGTTCATGACTACTCAAACATCGACTGGGAAAATCTGATTGAGGAAATAGAGGATATGGGGCGAAGTGAGCGCAGGAGTTTAGAGAGTAATCTCATCGTTGTCCTGACTCACTTACTCAAGTGGCAATATCAACCAGAATTAAGAAGTGGTAGCTGGAAGGGCAGTATTGTTGAGCATCGTAGACGCATCCGGAAAGCTCTTAAAGAATCTCCCAGCCTTAAGCCCTACCTGGAAGAAGTGTTTGCTGAATGCTATTTAGATGCGGTTGAACAGGCGAGTGCTGAAACTGAACTACCAGTGGAAACCTTTCCACAATTATGCCCATACACATCCGCCGAGATTTTAGACTCTGACTTTCTTCCAGAATAAGTTTGGGTTCTCACTATGAAATGCGATCGCACCTAAAAAAGCACCAAAAGAGGCGATCGCGCTACTCTATTAGCGAGTCTTTGGCTACAGATTGTGTCATAATAGGGCGATCTCTCCCCAGTGAACGCTACTAATGGTGCAAGTACCCCAATCCCCCAGCGACTTAGCTGCTATCCTGAACAACCCAGTCGATTTGGATTTTCATCTGCCCGATCCAGAGGACGAAGAGATTCCAGAACTGGATTTTCAGCAGCAGGTAGATAATGCTTGGTTAGTGTGCGATCGCTTTGACCTACAGACAGAAATTTGGCGGGGGCGGATTTTGCGGGTGGTGCGCGACAGAGAGAAGAAAGGCGGCGATGGACGCGGGACGGGATTCCTCAACTGGCTAAAAGAGCGGGAAATCAGCAAAAGTCAGGCTTATTCCTTGATTCAACTGGCAAATAGCGCTGATACCCTCTTAGAAGAAGGAAAGCTAGACCCAGATGCCATTCGCAGCTTTAGCAAACGCGCCTTCATTGAAACTTCTAAGGCATCTCCAGAAATTCAACAACTGGTGACAGAGGCGGCGAATAAAGGCGATCGCATCACCAGGCGAGAAGTTCGACAACTTGCCGATGAGTGGACAGCGATGAATTCCGACTTGCTACCCGATGAAGTCAAGGAAATGGCTGCATCCGGTTCTCTTCCTTCCCGCTATCTGTCTCCCCTAGTCAAGGAAATGGAAAAATTGCCAGATTCTCACCTGAAGGTACTAAGAGGGGAAGTTGCGGGAAATCCTGACGTTGATACTGTTAAACAAGCTACATCAGATGCCCGTAATTTATCTAAGTATCTGGATGCTGCTGCCCAAGTCCAAGCGATTAGCGAAACTACTCTAGATGTGGAAATGGCGTTAGAGGAAGCTTTGCGGGTGGGTTGTCTGAATACTGCTGCTGACATGGTGAAGCAAGCGGCGCAGCTGGAACAAACCATCGCCAAATTTTACATGACCTGGAAGCGTCTGGGCAGTCTGGCAGATAGACTTTATGTGGACACTGGCGCAAGTACACCCAACTTGCGATCGCTTCTCACTTGCTTGGAACGTCTCGCTGGTGAGGTGATCGAAGTTAATCTCGATGATACAGGCGAGCGCACTATTCGCCTCAAAGTTCTCACCGATGCTGAGTAGGGCGGGCATCTTGCCTACCCGTAAAAATGTGTTGTAGGTTCGCGCGTTTCTACTTTCTGCGGAGAAATTTTTTCAAACTCTGCCAAATAGTGCCAGGATTCAAGTAACGGCGATATTTGGTTGCTGCTTCTTTTCCCACTAGCAACAAACCCACCCAAAAGGTAACTTCTGCTGAAACCGCCAACACCGGAACTAAGAGAGCTTTTTGAGCGATCGCTAGTGGTAGCAACGGCACAACCAATAATATCGCCACCCAAGGCAGAAAAGAGAAAACAATTAAAAATAGACCAACCTTCTGCATATATCTTGATTGTGGCAGAATTTGAGTCTACTGTTTGGGTTCCTCAACCATTCACTATGATTAGCTAAGTTTGATGTAGCCGCAGATTGAAACTTGCGGGCATAAGGGCGCTAATTCTTCATCCCAGTTGCGGCAATACCCCGAATAAACTGACGCTGCCCAGCAAGAAACAGTAACACCACAGGCACGGTAGCAATTACTACAGCCGCCATCAACAGTTGCCAACTACTGGTAAACTGCTCCTGAAACTCTGCCAAAGCCAGCTGCACCGTCCGCAACTCCGGGCGCGTAGTGAATACCAACGGCTTAAACAAATCGTTCCACTCACCAATAAACGTGAACAGAAACAGCGTCACCAACGCTGGACGAGACAAGGGAAGCATCACCCGCCACAAAATTTGCAGCCGATTCGCCCCATCCAACGCCGCCGCTTCCTCCAACTCTACTGGAATTGTCTGAAAATACTGCCGCAGCAGGAAAATTCCAAAACCATTGGCAGCTGTGGGTAAAATTAGCGCCCAGTAGGTGTTAATCATGTGTCCCCACTTCAAAACCAGGAAAATTGGAATCACCAACAGCTGAAACGGAATCACCAGCGTTGCTAGGACAATTAACAAAATTGCCTGTCGTCCCCGGAATTTGAGACGCGCCAAGGCATAACCTGCCAGTGCTGAGGTGAAAACCTGAAACGCAGTCACCGCGATCGCTACCAAACTCGAATTTGCAAACGCCAGCAGGAACTTTCCGCGCCGCCAAGCTTCTGTGTAGTTTATAAGGGTAGGGGCAGATGGCAACAAGCTACCGGGCGCAGTGCCAGCTTTATCAAAAGAGGTGAAGAAAACTATGCCCAACGGCAGAAGTACAATCCCAGCGCCCAAGAGTAATACACCTAAGCTTAGCGGTTGCCAAAACCAAGCCGACCAATTTTTTAGATGTCTTTTAGGCATAAGTACGCATTTAACTCTATGCTTTTAGTAATCAGATCCGCTATTCTTCCAAATGGGGAAGATGTATCAAAGAGTAGTAACGTCTAACATAGACATTTGTTAAGTTATATTTAACCATTTTGTCCCGCACCCTGAATTTCCAGGGTTTACATATCTCGGACAGCTTAGTTACGCACACAGGAGACAAGCCAGAAATGCAGATTGCAGCCAACGCCGCAATTGACTTCCAGAGCGAAACCTACAAGGACGCTTACAGCCGCATCAACGCGATAGTGATTGAAGGCGAACAAGAGGCACATGAAAATTACATCCAACTGGGCGAAATGATCCCAGAGGAAAAGGAGGAGTTAATCCGCCTATCCAAAATGGAGAATCGTCACAAGAAAGGATTTGAAGCTTGCGGCCGGAATCTTTCTGTGACACCTGACATGGACTTTGCCCGCGAGTTCTTTTCCGGATTGCACAAAAATTTCCAAGATGCAGCAGCTCAAGGTCAGATTGTAACCTGCTTGCTGATTCAATCATTGATTATTGAGTGCTTTGCGATCGCGGCATACAACATCTACATTCCTGTGGCTGATGACTTTGCCCGTAAAATAACTGAGGGTGTTGTCAAAGACGAATACTCTCATCTCAACTACGGCGAAGTTTGGCTGAAAAACCATTTTGAGGAATCTAAAGCCGAACTCGAACAAGCGAATCGTCAAAACCTACCACTGGTTTGGAAAATGCTCAACTCTGTTGAGAATGATGCCAGCGTCCTGGGAATGGAAAAAGAATCGCTGGTTGAAGACTTCATGATTCAATACGGTGAAGCCCTAAGCAATATCGGCTTCACTACCCGCGACATTATGCGCCTCTCAGCTTACGGTTTAACCGGGGCATAATAGAAAAAGGTCGGTGAGGATACTCAAGTCAAAGCCAAAACCATCATCTTTTCACTTAAATTCGTCCTCAGTCGTGC
Protein-coding regions in this window:
- a CDS encoding transporter suffix domain-containing protein, translating into MQKVGLFLIVFSFLPWVAILLVVPLLPLAIAQKALLVPVLAVSAEVTFWVGLLLVGKEAATKYRRYLNPGTIWQSLKKFLRRK
- a CDS encoding alpha/beta fold hydrolase produces the protein MKDWWGATFPQGRQTVTITDANGHPVKIAYGEKGTGKPLFLVHGVASWSYNWRYLVDTLAQHFRVICFDAKGHGFSEKPLHPETLGHQAVELERIMRRLCDEPAVVVAQSLGALVTLATAQNNPELFSELVVINVPIFLKKLPFWGMQLLADLPLDLVRIADDMRLTKLFAPLMRQIVAVGRREVVFDPAQITAEEVYWITYPYIEFPNALTKTAEDLQHAAREIQFLVQNQPNLIRNVQDKLSAIATPTLILWGAQDQWFPFQDGEKLHAHLPGSKFQLIPNCGHDAAANCPDEIYSAILEFCRTSPPISLGTSKEGV
- a CDS encoding aldehyde oxygenase (deformylating) produces the protein MQIAANAAIDFQSETYKDAYSRINAIVIEGEQEAHENYIQLGEMIPEEKEELIRLSKMENRHKKGFEACGRNLSVTPDMDFAREFFSGLHKNFQDAAAQGQIVTCLLIQSLIIECFAIAAYNIYIPVADDFARKITEGVVKDEYSHLNYGEVWLKNHFEESKAELEQANRQNLPLVWKMLNSVENDASVLGMEKESLVEDFMIQYGEALSNIGFTTRDIMRLSAYGLTGA
- a CDS encoding DUF4112 domain-containing protein, whose translation is MSQPPAKPSPKSEIAKAAKLRRVRRLSYILDNAIPIPGTSYRIGIDPLLGLLPGGGDILGSGFSAYIVLEAALLGLPRETLVRMVLNIVLETLAGTVPVVGDFFDATWKANVKNIALLEAHLDSPRQSQKADWWFVILLLGGLMLFVIAIAALSIVILRLLWQVINF
- a CDS encoding inorganic diphosphatase, whose amino-acid sequence is MDLSRIPAQPKPGLINVLIEITAGSKNKYEYDKDLEAFALDRVLYSSVQYPYDYGFVPNTLADDGDPLDGMVIIEEPTFPGCVIAARPIGMLEMIDGGDRDEKILCVPDKDPRYAHVKSLKDIAPHRLDEIAEFFKTYKNLEKKVTEIRGWKDVEEVMPLVEQCVRAGSNK
- a CDS encoding carbohydrate ABC transporter permease, whose product is MPKRHLKNWSAWFWQPLSLGVLLLGAGIVLLPLGIVFFTSFDKAGTAPGSLLPSAPTLINYTEAWRRGKFLLAFANSSLVAIAVTAFQVFTSALAGYALARLKFRGRQAILLIVLATLVIPFQLLVIPIFLVLKWGHMINTYWALILPTAANGFGIFLLRQYFQTIPVELEEAAALDGANRLQILWRVMLPLSRPALVTLFLFTFIGEWNDLFKPLVFTTRPELRTVQLALAEFQEQFTSSWQLLMAAVVIATVPVVLLFLAGQRQFIRGIAATGMKN
- the panD gene encoding aspartate 1-decarboxylase, with the translated sequence MQRSLLLSKIHRCTLTGSHLDYVGSISIDKALLDAAGILPYEQVQVVNIANGERFITYAIAAPENSGVVELNGAAARLGIKGDRLIIMTYAQLSPEELKTYHPTVVLVDGENRLVEVRRYDDLQLLQLM
- a CDS encoding MBL fold metallo-hydrolase encodes the protein MSSLEPAAANPQMSNQAHLSSNADAKFVVQFWGVRGKIAATGKQTIRYGGNTPCLEMRVGDKRLIFDGGTGLRILGNNLLRQMPVEAYIFFTQTEIDRIQGVPFFVPAFIKGNCFHIYGAAASNGASIKQSLSDQMTPPNFPVPIQVMQSDLKFYDLTPGDTVTLGEIEIETCLTKDSLKTIGYRVTWDGHTAVYVTCAEHNLKASDKNLLHLVRQADLLIYDSASNSQETGDCGLHGKSVKSCADELEPWDSCFWQTCVETAHTAGVKQVVMSCYEPDYNDDFLDLMEQQIQSAFPNSLLAREGMILSVF
- a CDS encoding DUF29 domain-containing protein, with amino-acid sequence MTTEITANQQSLYDTDYLIWIKTTVEKLRVHDYSNIDWENLIEEIEDMGRSERRSLESNLIVVLTHLLKWQYQPELRSGSWKGSIVEHRRRIRKALKESPSLKPYLEEVFAECYLDAVEQASAETELPVETFPQLCPYTSAEILDSDFLPE
- a CDS encoding amidase family protein; its protein translation is MQFKTKRAVTYLAVQTALVGILPTVAQAFSFTLQEATIPEINQAFDSGRLTSEQLVQLYLNRIEAYDVNGPKLNSFITINPDALKTAAALDLERQTTGARSPLHGIPVLLKDNIDTFDLPTTAGSVALKGSIPPNDAFITQQLRDAGAIILGKASLTEYANFLTNGMPAGYSSLNGYTFNPYNPVPLPGGDGRAILSPGGSSAGSAAAVAANLVTVAIGTETSGSILSPGNQNSVVGIKPTVGLVSRDGIIPIAASQDTAGPFGRTVTDAAILLGALTGVDSNDPATLTSAGKFYSDYTPFLNADALKGARIGVPKDFYWDSLSDEEKTIAEEAIAIMESMGAEIIDANISTARELSTFSSSVLTYEFKRDLNAYLASLGPNAPVKSLAEVIAFNEANAEIALKYGQTRALASEAIDLSPASDDTIKYLSDRATDLRLAKEQGLDFLIDTYDLDAVLFTGTRGASIGAKAGYPTIIVPAGYQANLAPFGISFLGKAYTEPTLLGLAYAYEQASLVRRSPTSTPPLAGETIPEPGTVAALGLFALTGIGLRLQRRKAMSSS
- a CDS encoding DUF4278 domain-containing protein, giving the protein MIEMPLSFMMPLAVVLLSIYIFKKSADEISYLAACISISALLLSLLIAPWQLKSLLLGIAIFSTRKFSLPSQPVIETQEDKKATLTYRGIGYEPTSPTVEGTESQITGKYRGQAWECNKADKTPTTQPTSRLKYRGANVVSQAANTPVTKEQKVTPES